One genomic region from Stackebrandtia nassauensis DSM 44728 encodes:
- a CDS encoding molybdopterin-dependent oxidoreductase, translated as MSTRGRSAVAGLACAAVAIGVAELAAAVVTPASAPVVAVGAAVITFTPEPVKEFAIAVFGVYDKLALVAGIGLILAIIAAVIGVACARRPWIGYGGLAGFGLLGVVAAVTRPGSSPWWALPSLIGVLAAMLALRLVFRRRVALDGPETARPPVPGRDVDRRGVLIGFGVAGVAGLAGWRVGGTDDIERIRSTIELPRARSVGPSAVGKALDVKGITPYLTDTANDGFYRIDTALTLPRIDPGKYRLRIGGRVAEPLSLSYQELLDLPLVEREITLSCVSNEVGGELAGTARWLGVPLKDLLDMVKPDAGADQIVGRSADGWTCGTPTKVCSDGRDAMLAVGMDGEPLPIRHGFPVRMLVPGLYGYVSATKWLVELELSSFDDFDAYWVRRGWDAEAPIKTFSRIDTPTATKRVKPGRTPVAGIAWAQRRGIGAVEVRVDDGDWREAELAPVISTDTWRQWVLAWDATPGRHRLEVRATDESGDTQPEKRVTPFPNGATGWHSVLVNVE; from the coding sequence ATGAGCACCCGAGGAAGAAGCGCCGTCGCCGGACTGGCGTGTGCGGCCGTCGCCATCGGTGTGGCCGAGTTGGCCGCGGCGGTCGTGACGCCCGCGAGTGCTCCGGTGGTGGCCGTCGGCGCGGCGGTCATCACGTTCACGCCGGAACCCGTCAAGGAATTCGCGATCGCGGTGTTCGGGGTGTACGACAAGCTCGCGCTCGTGGCCGGGATCGGGTTGATACTGGCGATCATCGCCGCTGTCATCGGCGTGGCGTGTGCGCGGCGTCCGTGGATTGGTTACGGGGGACTGGCGGGGTTCGGTCTGTTGGGCGTCGTCGCCGCGGTGACCCGACCCGGTTCGTCACCGTGGTGGGCGCTGCCGTCCCTGATCGGTGTGCTGGCCGCGATGCTCGCGTTGCGGTTGGTGTTCCGGCGACGAGTGGCCTTGGACGGGCCCGAAACCGCACGACCACCGGTTCCGGGCCGCGACGTCGACCGACGGGGGGTTCTCATCGGATTCGGCGTCGCCGGGGTGGCGGGCCTGGCCGGATGGCGGGTGGGGGGAACCGATGACATCGAGCGGATTCGCTCGACCATCGAACTGCCGCGTGCCAGGTCCGTCGGCCCCTCGGCGGTCGGGAAAGCCTTGGACGTCAAGGGGATCACGCCTTATCTGACCGACACCGCGAACGACGGTTTCTATCGCATCGACACCGCGCTGACCCTGCCGCGCATCGATCCGGGGAAGTATCGGCTCCGGATCGGCGGCCGGGTGGCGGAACCGTTGAGCTTGTCCTATCAGGAGCTGTTGGACCTGCCGTTGGTCGAACGCGAGATCACGCTGTCCTGTGTGTCCAACGAGGTGGGCGGGGAGTTGGCGGGCACCGCGCGCTGGCTCGGGGTTCCGTTGAAGGACCTGTTGGACATGGTGAAGCCGGATGCCGGTGCCGACCAGATCGTCGGCAGGTCCGCGGATGGCTGGACCTGCGGCACTCCGACGAAGGTGTGCTCTGACGGCCGCGACGCGATGCTGGCCGTCGGCATGGACGGTGAACCGCTGCCGATCCGGCACGGTTTTCCGGTGCGGATGCTCGTGCCCGGCCTGTACGGGTACGTGTCGGCCACCAAGTGGCTCGTCGAACTCGAACTGTCCAGTTTCGACGACTTCGACGCGTACTGGGTGCGCCGGGGCTGGGACGCGGAGGCTCCCATCAAGACCTTCTCCCGCATCGACACTCCCACCGCGACCAAACGTGTCAAGCCGGGGCGCACTCCCGTCGCGGGCATCGCCTGGGCGCAGCGTCGGGGCATCGGCGCCGTCGAGGTGCGGGTGGACGACGGCGACTGGCGCGAAGCCGAACTGGCGCCGGTCATCAGTACCGACACCTGGCGGCAGTGGGTTCTCGCATGGGACGCCACCCCCGGCCGCCATCGGCTGGAAGTGCGCGCCACCGACGAATCCGGTGACACCCAACCCGAGAAGCGGGTCACGCCGTTTCCCAACGGCGCCACCGGCTGGCACTCCGTACTCGTCAACGTCGAATGA
- a CDS encoding DMT family transporter: MDPLALLLVGAAAVCHALWNLAAKRASDGGPVFVWLNTVASAVIYLPLVAVLVVIQPPRWNWTLLVAILVTGILHSGYSVILQRGYQHGDLSVVYPLARGTGPALSVGFAIVFLGERPGLIGFLGALGVVAGILVIGLGKAGKGTKLTAGIGYGLLTGVFIASYTVWDAWAVGPLAISPILYDWGNNIVRGTILTPYALRRRAEIRRVWTQHRSSVFIVATIAPAAYILVLFAYRFAPVSLVAPARELSIVIGSVFAWLLLREPQAGRRIAGAVVVLLGVAALAVAR, from the coding sequence GTGGACCCCCTCGCCCTGCTCCTGGTCGGTGCCGCCGCCGTCTGTCACGCCCTGTGGAACCTGGCGGCCAAACGCGCCTCCGACGGCGGGCCGGTGTTCGTGTGGCTCAACACCGTCGCCTCGGCCGTCATCTACCTGCCGCTCGTGGCAGTACTGGTCGTCATCCAGCCGCCCCGGTGGAACTGGACGCTGCTGGTGGCCATCCTCGTCACCGGAATACTCCACAGTGGCTATTCGGTGATCCTGCAGCGCGGCTACCAGCACGGCGACCTGTCGGTGGTCTACCCGCTGGCCAGGGGCACCGGCCCGGCGCTGTCGGTCGGCTTCGCCATCGTCTTCCTGGGCGAACGCCCCGGCCTGATCGGCTTCCTCGGCGCGCTCGGGGTGGTGGCGGGCATCCTCGTCATCGGCCTCGGCAAGGCCGGGAAGGGAACCAAACTCACCGCCGGAATCGGTTACGGTCTGCTGACCGGTGTGTTCATCGCCTCATACACGGTGTGGGACGCGTGGGCCGTGGGCCCGCTAGCCATCTCGCCGATCCTGTACGACTGGGGCAACAACATCGTCCGGGGCACGATCCTCACCCCCTACGCGCTGCGCCGACGCGCCGAGATCCGCCGAGTCTGGACGCAACACCGCTCCTCGGTGTTCATCGTCGCCACCATCGCCCCGGCCGCCTACATCCTCGTCCTGTTCGCCTACCGCTTCGCCCCCGTCAGCCTCGTCGCCCCGGCCCGCGAACTCAGCATCGTCATCGGCAGCGTCTTCGCGTGGCTCCTGTTGCGCGAACCCCAAGCGGGACGGCGCATCGCCGGAGCGGTCGTCGTCCTGCTGGGAGTGGCCGCGCTGGCCGTCGCCAGATGA
- a CDS encoding 3-hydroxyacyl-CoA dehydrogenase family protein encodes MSQRFAVAGAGTMGAGIAYVAAGSGYEVTLVEIDEARGRAAVDGIRDWARKAVERGRSTSEEAAATLERLRLVTEFTDVDPEPAVFVEAVPERPELKHQVLAAAEQLRPELLASNTSSISIDSLAARLEAPERFCGLHFFNPVYAMALLEIVIGDKTSDASREAALAVARRLGKEPVVVRDSPGFATSRLGNALGLEAIRMLESGVASAADIDKAMSLGYRHPMGPLELSDVVGLDVRLDIARSLQAAYGDRFEPPRTLIDLVAQGKLGKKSGQGFYTWVDGKKVEG; translated from the coding sequence ATGTCACAGCGGTTCGCGGTGGCCGGTGCCGGGACGATGGGTGCCGGTATCGCCTATGTCGCAGCTGGCAGTGGGTACGAGGTGACCCTTGTGGAGATCGACGAAGCCCGGGGACGGGCAGCTGTGGACGGTATCCGCGACTGGGCGCGAAAGGCGGTGGAGCGGGGACGCAGCACTTCGGAGGAAGCCGCGGCCACGCTTGAGCGACTGCGCCTTGTGACTGAATTCACCGACGTCGATCCCGAACCGGCGGTGTTCGTCGAGGCGGTACCGGAGCGTCCGGAGCTGAAGCACCAGGTGCTCGCCGCCGCCGAACAGCTGCGGCCGGAGTTGCTGGCGTCCAACACCTCCAGCATCTCCATCGACTCACTGGCCGCCCGGTTGGAGGCGCCGGAACGGTTCTGCGGGCTGCACTTCTTCAATCCCGTGTACGCCATGGCATTGCTGGAGATCGTGATCGGCGACAAGACCTCGGACGCCTCCCGCGAGGCGGCCCTGGCGGTGGCGCGGCGGCTCGGCAAGGAACCGGTGGTGGTGCGCGACTCCCCGGGATTCGCGACCTCGCGACTGGGCAACGCGCTCGGACTGGAGGCGATCCGGATGCTGGAATCGGGAGTGGCCTCGGCCGCCGACATCGACAAGGCGATGTCACTGGGCTACCGGCACCCGATGGGCCCGCTCGAACTGAGCGATGTGGTGGGTCTGGACGTCCGGCTGGACATCGCCCGCAGCCTGCAGGCCGCCTACGGCGACCGGTTCGAGCCGCCGCGCACCCTCATCGACCTTGTCGCGCAGGGAAAGCTGGGCAAGAAGAGCGGCCAGGGCTTCTACACCTGGGTCGACGGGAAGAAGGTCGAGGGATGA
- a CDS encoding enoyl-CoA hydratase/isomerase family protein has product MSFSTLLVEERSDRLVVRLNRAAKRNAIDQDMVDELHAVCASLEDRPRLALFTGGADGIFAAGADIAQLRDRTSLDALRAINSALFRRIRALPLPTVAAIDGPALGGGAELAYACDIRVCTDRAVFGQPEVRLGIMAGAGATWRLPELVGESLAKELLFTGRRMDATEALGARLVSRVVAPEALFDTAHELLDQIAKASPLALRLTKLAVDAEGAHPAVDLAAQSLLFDDEDKHRRMTKFLDR; this is encoded by the coding sequence ATGAGCTTTTCGACCCTGCTGGTCGAGGAACGCTCCGACCGGCTCGTGGTGCGGCTGAACCGCGCCGCCAAACGCAACGCCATCGACCAGGACATGGTGGACGAACTGCACGCGGTGTGTGCCTCCCTTGAGGACCGGCCACGGCTGGCGCTGTTCACCGGCGGGGCGGACGGCATCTTCGCGGCCGGAGCCGACATCGCGCAACTGCGCGACCGCACCAGCCTGGACGCGTTGCGCGCCATCAACTCCGCCCTGTTCCGCCGCATCCGGGCCCTCCCGCTCCCGACGGTGGCGGCCATCGACGGCCCGGCGCTGGGCGGCGGCGCCGAACTGGCCTACGCGTGCGACATTCGCGTCTGCACCGACCGCGCCGTCTTCGGCCAACCCGAGGTGCGGCTGGGCATCATGGCGGGGGCGGGCGCCACCTGGCGGCTGCCCGAACTGGTGGGCGAGAGCCTGGCCAAGGAACTGCTGTTCACCGGCCGCCGCATGGACGCCACCGAGGCGCTCGGCGCCCGGCTGGTGAGCCGCGTCGTCGCCCCCGAAGCGCTGTTCGACACCGCCCACGAGCTGCTGGACCAGATCGCCAAGGCCTCACCGTTGGCGCTGCGACTCACCAAGCTGGCGGTGGACGCCGAAGGCGCCCACCCCGCCGTGGACCTGGCGGCGCAGTCGCTGCTGTTCGACGACGAGGACAAGCACCGCCGCATGACCAAGTTCCTCGACCGCTAG
- a CDS encoding T3SS (YopN, CesT) and YbjN peptide-binding chaperone 1 — protein sequence MEDNAPDLTAKVATAWRDFTAALAAVLSGLPVGADLALILDPTTSGTGNAVYDVSVTVPAAGQIRADATSNATLPGTAQLGRRAVGQLVALGWQPPGVIDDSADRFALSSTAAESEELANIVARTMRDVYGAPHPAFLTYDYRDSAGIEGTELMLPPARRMPPPTEGELTDPSTAPTVPSDAGSLAEVVATVVAAMQDTTPAHLAIDDNGEISLRAGSAMVFIKPMDRPAIVDVYSPLLTEVAPNERLYRELSELTRRLPIGRLYYADGTMWASVPVYGRDFQPRHLMLAVESMTRLADELDDRLQLKFGGRRFFDQKAIEEAPEDAPPTGMYL from the coding sequence ATGGAGGACAACGCACCGGATCTGACCGCGAAGGTCGCCACGGCGTGGCGCGACTTCACCGCAGCCCTCGCCGCGGTGCTGTCCGGGCTGCCCGTGGGTGCCGATTTGGCGCTCATCCTGGACCCGACGACGTCCGGCACCGGCAACGCGGTGTACGACGTGTCGGTCACCGTACCGGCCGCCGGGCAGATTCGCGCGGACGCGACCAGCAACGCCACGCTGCCGGGCACGGCGCAGCTGGGGCGGCGCGCCGTCGGCCAGCTGGTGGCGCTGGGCTGGCAGCCGCCCGGGGTCATCGACGACAGCGCCGACCGGTTCGCGCTCAGTTCCACGGCGGCGGAATCGGAGGAGCTGGCCAACATCGTGGCCCGCACCATGCGCGACGTGTACGGCGCTCCGCATCCGGCGTTCCTGACCTACGACTACCGCGACAGCGCCGGGATCGAGGGCACCGAGCTGATGCTGCCGCCCGCCCGCCGGATGCCGCCCCCCACCGAGGGGGAGCTGACCGACCCGAGCACGGCCCCGACGGTGCCCTCGGACGCGGGTTCGCTGGCCGAGGTGGTCGCGACCGTGGTCGCCGCGATGCAGGACACCACGCCCGCGCATCTGGCCATCGACGACAACGGCGAGATCAGCCTGCGGGCCGGTTCGGCGATGGTGTTCATCAAGCCGATGGACCGTCCGGCGATCGTCGACGTCTACTCGCCGCTGCTGACCGAGGTGGCCCCCAACGAGCGGCTGTACCGGGAACTGTCCGAACTGACCCGACGGCTCCCCATCGGCCGTCTGTACTATGCGGACGGTACTATGTGGGCTTCGGTGCCGGTGTACGGCCGCGATTTCCAGCCACGGCACCTGATGCTGGCGGTCGAGTCGATGACCCGGCTGGCCGACGAACTCGACGACCGCCTGCAACTGAAGTTCGGCGGCCGCCGCTTCTTCGACCAGAAGGCCATCGAGGAAGCCCCCGAGGACGCACCCCCGACAGGCATGTACCTGTAA
- a CDS encoding FdhF/YdeP family oxidoreductase, with the protein MSRAEKPHGEPRVGEPQAKAAGLGGIVAGLRYAWGKPGVARGSRALLRINQVDGFDCPGCAWPEPDDRSRAEFCENGAKAVAEETTRHHVDPQFFATHPISELAAWDDHRLGRSGRVTHPMVRRPGSDHYEAISWDDALALLARGLRELDSPDEALFYTSGRTSNEAAFLYQLLARAYGTNNLPDCSNMCHESSGVALAGTIGIGKGSVTLEDIHRAELIVVVGQNPGTNHPRMLTALEKAKRGGARIIAVNPLPEAGLLNFKNPQTLRGLAGGGTQLTDQFLRIRGGGDQALFAAIGSLLREWKAEDRAFIDEHTSGYAAYAETPLDWKAVETTTGLTREEITEAARAFADSGATIVCWAMGLTQHRDAVATIREIVNVQLLRGMIGKPGAGLCPVRGHSNVQGDRTMGITEIPPPWTDALEREFGIQVPREPGFHTVDAIRAMRDGRARIFVGLGGNFAAAGPDTAVVEKALRGCDLTVHISTTLNRSHVVCGRTALILPTLGRTEHDHQTAGPQSVTVEDSMSRVHASRGRLAPASPFLLSEVAILCRLGRELLGDTIPWKSFMDDYRAVRERIARVVPGFDDYERRVRGSGFTLPHPPRDARRFDTPDGKARFTANELSTIEVPEGRLLLQSLRSHDQYNTTIYGLDDRYRGVKNGRRVVFAHADDLTALGVADGSHVDLVSEWQDGSTRRVRDFRVVAYPIARGCAATYFPEANPLVPLDATATGSHTPTSKAIVVRLEPAQ; encoded by the coding sequence ATGTCACGCGCCGAGAAACCACATGGCGAGCCGCGAGTCGGTGAGCCGCAAGCCAAAGCCGCAGGACTGGGCGGCATCGTGGCCGGACTGCGTTACGCCTGGGGCAAGCCGGGGGTGGCGCGGGGTTCGCGGGCGTTGCTGCGCATCAACCAGGTGGACGGCTTCGACTGTCCCGGCTGCGCCTGGCCGGAACCCGACGACCGCAGCCGGGCCGAGTTCTGCGAGAACGGCGCCAAGGCGGTGGCCGAGGAGACCACCCGCCACCACGTCGACCCGCAGTTCTTCGCCACCCATCCGATCTCGGAACTGGCCGCCTGGGACGACCACCGGCTGGGCCGCAGCGGCCGGGTCACGCACCCGATGGTCCGCCGTCCCGGCAGCGACCACTACGAGGCGATCTCCTGGGACGACGCGCTGGCGCTGCTGGCCCGGGGCCTGCGCGAACTCGACAGCCCCGACGAGGCGCTGTTCTACACCAGCGGCCGCACCTCCAACGAGGCCGCGTTCCTCTACCAGCTGCTGGCGCGCGCCTACGGCACCAACAACCTGCCCGACTGCTCCAACATGTGCCACGAGTCCTCCGGGGTGGCGCTGGCGGGCACCATCGGGATCGGCAAGGGCTCGGTGACCCTTGAGGACATCCATCGCGCCGAGCTGATCGTCGTCGTGGGCCAGAACCCGGGCACCAACCATCCGCGCATGCTGACGGCGCTGGAGAAGGCCAAACGGGGCGGCGCCAGGATCATCGCCGTCAACCCGCTGCCGGAGGCGGGGCTGCTGAACTTCAAGAACCCGCAGACGCTGCGCGGCCTAGCCGGGGGCGGCACCCAGCTGACCGACCAGTTCCTGCGGATCCGGGGCGGCGGCGACCAGGCCCTGTTCGCGGCCATCGGTTCGCTGCTGCGCGAGTGGAAGGCCGAGGACCGGGCCTTCATCGACGAGCACACCTCCGGCTACGCCGCCTACGCCGAAACCCCGCTGGACTGGAAGGCGGTCGAGACGACCACCGGCCTCACCCGCGAGGAGATAACCGAAGCCGCCCGCGCCTTCGCCGACTCGGGCGCCACGATCGTGTGCTGGGCGATGGGCCTGACCCAGCACCGCGACGCGGTGGCCACGATCCGCGAGATCGTCAACGTCCAGCTGCTGCGCGGCATGATCGGCAAACCGGGCGCCGGGCTGTGCCCGGTGCGCGGGCACAGCAACGTCCAGGGCGACCGGACGATGGGCATCACCGAGATCCCGCCGCCGTGGACCGACGCGCTGGAACGCGAGTTCGGCATCCAGGTGCCCCGCGAGCCCGGCTTCCACACCGTGGACGCGATCCGGGCGATGCGCGACGGCCGGGCCAGGATCTTCGTCGGCCTGGGCGGCAACTTCGCCGCCGCCGGTCCCGACACCGCGGTGGTCGAGAAGGCGCTGCGCGGCTGCGATCTGACCGTCCACATCTCCACCACCCTCAACCGCTCCCATGTGGTGTGCGGACGGACCGCGCTGATCCTGCCGACGCTGGGCCGCACCGAACACGACCACCAGACCGCCGGACCGCAGTCGGTCACCGTCGAGGACTCGATGAGCCGGGTGCACGCCTCCCGGGGACGACTGGCCCCGGCCTCGCCGTTCCTGCTCAGCGAGGTGGCGATCCTGTGCCGCCTGGGCCGGGAACTGCTGGGCGACACCATCCCCTGGAAGTCCTTCATGGACGACTATCGGGCGGTGCGGGAACGCATCGCGCGGGTGGTCCCGGGCTTCGACGACTACGAGCGCCGGGTGCGCGGCAGCGGCTTCACCCTGCCGCATCCACCCCGCGACGCCCGGCGCTTCGACACCCCGGACGGCAAGGCGCGGTTCACGGCCAACGAACTGTCCACCATCGAGGTTCCCGAGGGACGGCTGCTGCTGCAATCGCTGCGCAGCCACGACCAGTACAACACCACGATCTACGGCCTCGACGACCGTTACCGGGGCGTCAAGAACGGCCGCCGGGTCGTGTTCGCGCACGCCGACGACCTGACCGCGCTGGGCGTCGCCGACGGCTCGCACGTCGACCTGGTCAGCGAGTGGCAGGACGGCAGCACCCGCCGCGTCCGCGACTTCCGGGTGGTGGCCTATCCGATCGCGCGCGGCTGCGCGGCCACCTACTTCCCGGAGGCGAACCCGCTGGTTCCCTTGGACGCCACCGCGACCGGCTCGCACACGCCCACGTCCAAGGCCATCGTGGTGCGGCTGGAACCGGCACAGTGA
- a CDS encoding mechanosensitive ion channel family protein has product MDISQSFQTLMNQIAGFLPTALVFVATIIIGWIVAKVLRKVVTKLLARVGLDRAAERGGLRRFTGKYTMSEMVGLLVYAAVWLFTLQLGFGWFGTNPVSTMINSVIAFLPQVFVALIIMVVAFAIANMVFDLVSSAMSSVSYGRPLARVAQVMIIAIAAVAALNQIGVATTVTMPVLITVLAMIAGVVVVGVGGGLIAPMRSRWERILNSAEAEAGNLKTQMSNRQSSPEFGQQAYTSQQYSQEGADTQQQQQYQQQTGGGQQYYTPPTEQPPQPPTGA; this is encoded by the coding sequence ATGGATATTTCACAGAGTTTCCAGACTTTGATGAACCAGATCGCGGGCTTCCTGCCCACGGCGCTGGTCTTTGTGGCGACGATCATCATCGGCTGGATCGTCGCCAAGGTCCTGCGCAAGGTGGTCACGAAACTGCTGGCCCGCGTCGGACTGGATCGAGCGGCGGAGCGCGGCGGGCTGCGCCGCTTCACCGGCAAGTACACCATGAGCGAGATGGTCGGGCTGCTTGTCTACGCGGCGGTCTGGCTGTTCACGCTGCAACTGGGCTTCGGCTGGTTCGGCACCAACCCGGTCAGCACGATGATCAACTCCGTGATCGCGTTCCTGCCGCAGGTGTTCGTCGCGCTGATCATCATGGTCGTCGCGTTCGCGATCGCCAACATGGTCTTCGACCTGGTCTCCAGCGCCATGTCGTCGGTCTCCTATGGACGCCCGTTGGCGCGGGTCGCGCAGGTGATGATCATCGCGATCGCCGCCGTTGCCGCGCTCAACCAGATCGGGGTGGCCACGACCGTGACCATGCCGGTGCTGATCACCGTCCTGGCGATGATCGCGGGGGTCGTCGTCGTGGGTGTCGGTGGCGGTCTGATCGCGCCGATGCGGTCGCGCTGGGAGCGGATCCTCAACAGCGCCGAGGCCGAGGCCGGGAACCTGAAGACGCAGATGTCGAACCGGCAGTCCAGCCCCGAGTTCGGGCAGCAGGCGTACACGTCCCAGCAGTACAGCCAGGAGGGCGCGGACACGCAGCAACAGCAGCAGTACCAGCAGCAGACCGGTGGCGGGCAGCAGTACTACACGCCGCCGACCGAGCAGCCGCCACAGCCGCCGACCGGCGCCTGA
- the dcd gene encoding dCTP deaminase, whose amino-acid sequence MLLSDRDIVASMKDGRLGVEPFAPELIQPSSVDVRLDRWFRVFNNQKYTHIDPSKQQDELTSLSEVDEGESFVLHPGEFVLASTLEVITLPDDLAARLEGRSSLGRLGLLTHSTAGFIDPGFSGHITLELSNVANLPISLWPGMKIGQMCLFKLSSPAEHPYGFAEYGSRYQGQRGPTASRAYRNWQTWPTVYDGQ is encoded by the coding sequence ATGTTGCTGTCGGACCGGGACATTGTCGCTTCGATGAAGGACGGGCGGCTGGGGGTGGAGCCGTTCGCTCCGGAGCTCATTCAGCCGTCGAGTGTGGACGTACGCTTGGACCGGTGGTTCCGGGTGTTCAACAACCAGAAGTACACCCACATCGATCCGTCGAAGCAGCAGGACGAGTTGACCTCGCTGTCGGAGGTGGACGAGGGTGAGTCGTTCGTGCTGCACCCCGGGGAGTTCGTGCTCGCCTCGACGTTGGAGGTCATCACGTTGCCCGACGATCTGGCGGCGCGGTTGGAGGGGCGCAGTTCGCTGGGGCGGCTGGGGTTGCTGACGCACTCGACCGCCGGGTTCATCGATCCGGGGTTCAGTGGGCACATCACCCTGGAACTGTCGAATGTGGCGAACCTGCCGATCTCGCTGTGGCCCGGTATGAAGATCGGGCAGATGTGCCTGTTCAAGCTGTCGTCGCCGGCCGAGCATCCCTACGGGTTCGCCGAGTACGGGTCGCGGTATCAGGGGCAGCGTGGGCCGACGGCCAGTCGGGCCTATCGCAATTGGCAGACCTGGCCCACCGTCTACGACGGGCAGTGA
- a CDS encoding C39 family peptidase, with translation MKRRTMLTGAIGLTVAGGLMTAGTALASTPTTNGVSPVKPAPAGSNGVQVATKVVSGRNSKFPVLRTERVDTKVEKVLEVDYQVQETGYWCGPAATRIALSARVEVPNQATLAAELGTHEGGTDHISQVTTVMNNRIDTGTYYTIEMPNDPPTQGQVDKLWADVTADIDNGFAIVANIVAPPGNQPPGYPPDQTIYHYFSVIGYNSDQNTVLIGDSASFSGYQIYWLTFHQLSTLIPPKGYSA, from the coding sequence ATGAAGAGAAGAACCATGCTCACCGGCGCGATCGGTCTGACCGTCGCGGGTGGTCTGATGACCGCCGGTACCGCGCTGGCCAGCACCCCGACCACCAACGGCGTCTCGCCGGTCAAACCGGCCCCGGCCGGCTCCAACGGCGTCCAGGTCGCCACCAAGGTCGTCAGTGGACGCAACAGCAAGTTCCCGGTGCTGCGCACCGAACGCGTCGACACCAAGGTCGAGAAGGTCCTCGAAGTCGACTACCAGGTCCAGGAGACCGGCTACTGGTGCGGCCCCGCCGCCACCCGCATAGCCCTGTCGGCCCGCGTCGAGGTCCCCAACCAAGCCACCCTCGCCGCCGAACTGGGCACCCACGAGGGCGGCACCGACCACATCAGCCAGGTCACGACGGTCATGAACAACCGCATCGACACCGGCACCTACTACACCATCGAGATGCCGAACGACCCGCCCACGCAGGGGCAGGTCGACAAACTGTGGGCGGACGTCACCGCCGACATCGACAACGGCTTCGCGATCGTGGCGAACATCGTCGCGCCGCCCGGCAACCAGCCGCCCGGCTACCCACCCGACCAGACCATCTACCACTACTTCTCGGTCATCGGCTACAACTCGGACCAGAACACGGTGCTGATCGGCGACTCCGCCTCGTTCAGCGGTTACCAGATCTACTGGCTGACCTTCCACCAGCTGTCCACGCTGATCCCGCCGAAGGGCTACTCGGCCTGA
- a CDS encoding GNAT family N-acetyltransferase encodes MRPEFRLESYDSEVVRHLNTAVQREYHRRYGGGDETVLAAADFVPPNGAFFVAYLDGEPVASGAWRSHGESDAEMKRLYVVDTARGLGLARSMVALLEENAAAAGRARMILETGTEQPEALALYASLGYAPVEPFGFYANEEGARHLGKALSGHNPHLTHKTGTTAA; translated from the coding sequence GTGCGACCCGAGTTTCGGCTGGAATCATATGACAGTGAGGTTGTCCGGCACCTCAACACGGCGGTGCAACGCGAATACCACCGCCGATACGGCGGCGGGGACGAGACCGTCCTGGCCGCCGCCGATTTCGTACCTCCCAACGGTGCCTTCTTCGTGGCCTACCTGGACGGCGAACCGGTGGCCAGCGGCGCCTGGCGCTCCCACGGCGAGTCCGACGCCGAGATGAAGCGCCTGTACGTCGTCGACACCGCCCGTGGCCTGGGGTTGGCCCGCTCCATGGTGGCGCTGCTGGAGGAGAACGCCGCCGCGGCCGGTCGCGCCCGGATGATCCTGGAGACCGGCACCGAACAGCCGGAGGCGCTGGCACTGTACGCGTCGCTGGGCTACGCGCCCGTGGAACCCTTCGGCTTCTACGCCAATGAGGAGGGTGCGCGACACCTGGGCAAGGCACTTTCCGGCCACAATCCACACCTCACCCACAAAACCGGTACAACCGCCGCCTGA